One genomic window of Salmo salar chromosome ssa12, Ssal_v3.1, whole genome shotgun sequence includes the following:
- the dhrs3 gene encoding Short-chain dehydrogenase/reductase 3, with amino-acid sequence MDFKCLGCMVLFPIHILYYILKASVCLLQPSRRRTLTKEVVLITGGGRGIGRHLAQEFAKQGAKKVILWGRTEKSLKETCEEISQSGTECHYFLCDVANREEVYKQAKVVREKVGDVTILVNNAAVVHGKSLMDCDDDALLKSQHINTMGQFWTTKAFLPRMLELQHGHVVCINSILSQSPIPGAIDYCTSKASSLAFMESLTLGLLDCPGVGCTTVLPFHTNTEMFQGMRVRFPALFPPLKPETVAERTVDAVRTNTAYLYMPWTMHALVVLKSFMPQAALEEIHKFSGTYTCMNTFKGRT; translated from the exons ATGGATTTTAAGTGTTTGGGCTGTATGGTGCTGTTCCCCATCCACATTCTATACTACATATTGAAAGCAAGCGTGTGCTTACTGCAACCAAGTAGACGGAGAACCCTGACCAAGGAGGTGGTGCTGATCACAGGCGGGGGGCGAGGTATTGGTCGTCACCTGGCTCAAGAGTTTGCCAAGCAGGGCGCTAAAAAG GTGATCCTGTGGGGCCGCACAGAGAAGAGTCTGAAAGAGACATGCGAAGAGatctcccaatcaggaacagagTGCCACTACTTCCTGTGCGACGTGGCCAATCGGGAGGAGGTTTACAAGCAGGCCAAGGTGGTCAGAGAGAAG GTGGGAGATGTTACGATCCTAGTGAATAACGCTGCAGTGGTCCATGGGAAAAGCCTGATGGACTGCGACGATGACGCTCTTTTGAAAtctcaacacatcaacacaatgGGGCAGTTCTGG ACTACAAAGGCCTTCCTGCCACGGATGCTGGAGCTCCAACATGGCCACGTAGTCTGTATAAACTCCATCCTCTCCCAATCGCCCATCCCTGGGGCCATAGATTACTGCACCTCCAAGGCCTCCTCCCTGGCCTTCATGGAGAGCCTGACTCTGGGCCTGCTGGACTGTCCCGGGGTGGGCTGCACCACCGTGCTCCCCTTCCACACCAACACTGAGATGTTCCAGGGTATGAGAGTCAG GTTTCCAGCGCTCTTCCCTCCCCTCAAGCCAGAGACAGTTGCTGAAAGGACTGTGGATGCAGTCAGGACTAACACAGCCTACCTTTACATGCCCTGGACCATGCATGCTCTCGTTGTCCTCAAAAG CTTTATGCCACAGGCTGCACTTGAAGAGATCCACAAGTTTTCTGGAACCTATACCTGCATGAATACATTCAAGGGGAGGACATAA